A portion of the Actomonas aquatica genome contains these proteins:
- a CDS encoding metallophosphoesterase, whose product MLRILSDLHIRDAASKIRRLADLEPLLDGVDELWLNGDTCDNQTGLAPADLDEIRAFFIARVPVVRFLTGNHDPDISTVHEASAAEGRLWATHGDVFLDSVVPWSRVRDKIEERVARALQADSALDLTTFEGRIAAMRQACLGFGRECDPERNDPAHRLRRLFTEFFPPRQPLAMLHTWWTFPHRAVTQTRRWRPDARVIVTGHVHFPRVWQRGDYTVINTGAFTGPLGARCVDVFDGHLAVRTITWRRRAWHAGDRVATIALAT is encoded by the coding sequence ATGCTGCGCATCCTTTCCGACCTCCATATCCGCGACGCTGCGTCCAAGATTCGCCGCCTCGCCGACCTCGAGCCGCTGCTCGATGGAGTCGATGAACTCTGGCTCAACGGCGACACCTGCGACAACCAAACCGGACTCGCCCCCGCCGACCTCGACGAGATCCGCGCCTTCTTCATCGCACGCGTCCCCGTCGTGCGTTTCCTCACCGGCAACCACGATCCCGACATCTCCACCGTCCACGAAGCCAGCGCCGCCGAGGGTAGGCTCTGGGCGACGCACGGTGACGTCTTTCTCGACAGCGTCGTCCCCTGGAGCCGCGTCCGCGATAAGATCGAAGAGCGCGTCGCTCGCGCCCTCCAAGCCGACTCGGCCCTCGATTTAACCACCTTCGAAGGCCGCATCGCCGCCATGCGCCAAGCCTGCCTCGGCTTCGGCCGCGAATGCGACCCTGAGCGCAATGATCCCGCCCATCGCCTGCGTCGCCTGTTCACCGAGTTTTTCCCGCCCCGCCAGCCGCTCGCCATGCTGCACACCTGGTGGACTTTCCCGCACCGCGCCGTCACCCAAACCCGCCGCTGGCGCCCCGACGCTCGCGTCATCGTCACCGGCCACGTGCACTTCCCCCGCGTCTGGCAGAGGGGCGACTATACCGTCATCAACACCGGCGCCTTCACCGGCCCGCTCGGTGCCCGCTGCGTCGACGTTTTTGACGGCCACCTCGCCGTGCGCACCATCACCTGGCGTCGCCGCGCCTGGCACGCCGGCGACCGAGTCGCCACGATTGCGCTGGCCACCTGA